The genomic stretch AGGCCGAAGGCAGCGCTTTCACCAAAGCATCCTGTTTGGCCTGGATCGCCAGCCCCTCGTCCAGAGTGACCCAGGTGAATTGCAAATCTGTTCCGGCCTGGGCCTGGGCCACCTTGCTCAGATCACAGGGCAAAACCGTGCCAATCCGTGGGTAACCCCCAGTGGTTTGCGCCTCGCGCAGCAGCACAAAGGGTTTGCCATCGCCGGTCATCTGTACATCCCCCGGCAGGATCACCTCAGACAGAATATTGAGCTGCCCCGCAGCCGAGAACCCCGCCCCGTCAGAAGTCATCTCGACCCCCATCCGATTGGCCCGGCTGCCACGCCTAAAAGCGGTATCGGCAAACCGTGCCCGCACCTCGGCGGCAAATAGGTCGGACTGAAAGCCCTCAACAATCCGCAATGCCCCGCCCTGAAATCGATCCTCGGCTGCCAGCCCAAGTCCGACTTCGCGACCACGGTCTTCACCGCAGGGCAGCACATCGCCCACGGCAACAGGGCTGCCCAGGCCAGACATCACATGCACCGCGCGGGCGCCAAGCAGCACCTCGCTGGCGATGCCACCACCCAGATGCAGATAGCCATATTGTCCCTTGCGCGCGGCGCCGA from Phaeobacter sp. G2 encodes the following:
- a CDS encoding urea amidolyase encodes the protein MSALKVLRIGPLALIQDQGRPGQLQQGVSRGGAADLLALAEGAALLRQDTHLAALEMAGIGGLFEATGPLRIALTGAPMQVSLDGESLAWNASHQMWAGQKLEIGAARKGQYGYLHLGGGIASEVLLGARAVHVMSGLGSPVAVGDVLPCGEDRGREVGLGLAAEDRFQGGALRIVEGFQSDLFAAEVRARFADTAFRRGSRANRMGVEMTSDGAGFSAAGQLNILSEVILPGDVQMTGDGKPFVLLREAQTTGGYPRIGTVLPCDLSKVAQAQAGTDLQFTWVTLDEGLAIQAKQDALVKALPSACKPLLRDPAMMQDLLSFQLVSGVVSAEADPFESGDIT